The Streptomyces puniciscabiei genome contains a region encoding:
- a CDS encoding amidohydrolase family protein, with product MTDLTPDRLRDDALLLVPDVTLTPDGPLELHAVVVRDGVFDDVGPVERLVRTHPSLSPLRLPGHALTPGFVDAHHHLTQSFGGALAFGEPSEIFRRVWVPLERALDEESAYVAAKLAALESLRGGFTTVAESGTRAPVDVDVVASAARDAGIRCVLGLVCNDVPDGTAADSDPQAVLAAAEKHLARYDGDDLVRPALAVSVPEAATAQTLAATARLAADAGAVVQIHVNEHLVAVERSLVRHGLRPLEYLHHVGAVGPQLLAAHATLLTPAEVTLLADSGAAVSYNPVASAWKGNAVAPATVFAERGIRFGLGTDGTRGDGFRLTGAAEFAQRLTYGLASGDSSCGAGWTWWERATAGGADAVGLGRRTGRVVPGAAADFLLVDLDRPEMQPSWDLPWELVRRGNRDQLTAVFVAGRLRLWRGWPPDWDGPALVRRAAELAPDVVRRAGVTRAHPTSVTARRRTAAHPEVPAGDMSCPGERR from the coding sequence ATGACCGACCTGACCCCCGACCGGCTCCGCGACGACGCCCTGCTGCTGGTCCCCGACGTGACGCTGACCCCCGACGGCCCGCTGGAGCTGCACGCGGTGGTGGTGCGGGACGGCGTGTTCGACGACGTCGGCCCGGTCGAGCGGCTCGTCCGGACCCACCCCTCGCTGAGCCCGCTCCGGCTGCCCGGGCACGCGCTGACGCCGGGCTTCGTGGACGCCCACCACCATCTGACGCAGAGCTTCGGCGGCGCCCTGGCCTTCGGGGAGCCGTCGGAGATCTTCCGCCGGGTGTGGGTGCCGCTGGAGCGGGCCCTGGACGAGGAGTCGGCCTACGTCGCCGCGAAACTGGCCGCGCTGGAGTCCCTGCGGGGCGGCTTCACGACGGTCGCCGAGTCGGGGACCCGGGCCCCGGTGGACGTGGACGTGGTGGCCTCGGCCGCGCGGGACGCGGGGATCCGCTGTGTGCTGGGGCTCGTCTGCAACGACGTCCCGGACGGCACCGCGGCGGACTCGGACCCGCAGGCCGTGCTCGCCGCCGCCGAGAAGCACCTGGCGCGCTACGACGGTGACGACCTGGTCCGTCCCGCGCTCGCCGTGTCCGTGCCGGAGGCCGCGACCGCGCAGACGCTGGCCGCGACGGCGCGGCTCGCCGCCGACGCGGGCGCCGTCGTACAGATCCATGTGAACGAACACCTCGTCGCCGTCGAACGCTCGCTGGTCCGGCACGGGCTGCGGCCCCTGGAGTATCTGCACCATGTGGGCGCCGTGGGCCCGCAGCTGCTGGCCGCGCACGCGACGCTGCTCACCCCGGCCGAGGTCACGCTGCTCGCCGACAGCGGCGCCGCGGTGAGCTACAACCCGGTCGCCAGCGCGTGGAAGGGCAACGCCGTCGCCCCGGCGACCGTCTTCGCCGAGCGCGGCATCCGGTTCGGTCTCGGCACCGACGGAACCCGCGGGGACGGCTTCCGGCTCACCGGCGCGGCGGAGTTCGCCCAGCGGCTCACCTACGGCCTGGCCAGCGGGGACTCCTCCTGCGGCGCCGGCTGGACGTGGTGGGAGCGGGCCACCGCGGGCGGCGCGGACGCGGTCGGACTCGGCCGGCGCACGGGACGGGTGGTGCCCGGCGCCGCCGCGGACTTCCTCCTGGTCGACCTCGACCGGCCGGAGATGCAACCGTCCTGGGACCTGCCGTGGGAGCTGGTCCGGCGTGGCAACCGGGACCAGCTCACCGCCGTGTTCGTCGCCGGCCGCCTGCGCCTGTGGCGCGGCTGGCCGCCGGACTGGGACGGACCGGCCCTGGTCCGCCGGGCCGCCGAACTGGCCCCCGACGTGGTACGGCGCGCCGGGGTGACACGGGCCCATCCGACGTCGGTGACGGCACGGCGCCGGACGGCGGCGCACCCCGAGGTACCGGCCGGCGACATGTCCTGTCCCGGGGAGCGGCGATGA
- a CDS encoding glycerol-3-phosphate dehydrogenase/oxidase has translation MSHTRTGAGSSLSAHRRRRELAEATDGRVVDVLVVGLGATGAGAALDAAARGLDVAAVDAHDLAFGTSRWSSKLIHGGLRYLASAQFDVAHESAVERGVLMTRTAPHLVAAQPFVLPLTPLVSRAQASLAWAGFRAGDMLRLAARTPRQVLPGPRRLTATESRHLAPAVRPAGLRGGLLSWDGKVTDDARLVTALARTAAAQGARVLTRVRVLELTGTGARIRDELTGEEGEIRARAVINATGVWAGDLVEGIRIRPSRGTHLVLRSERLGTLPAGLHIPIPGETNRFVLVLPQGDGRVYVGLTDEPVEGGIPDVPDVPETDIGFLLDVLGSVLDAPVAREEVVGAFAGLRPLLDTSGHDGRDGEPARTSDISRRHAVLTSPDGITTIVGGKLTTYRRMAQDAVDAATAARGLTAAPSPTAALPLVGAAAPARLRALSAPPRLVRRYGTEAEAVHALAAEDPALAEPVLPGHPVTRAELLWAVRHEGALDESDLLDRRTRIGLVPQDRAEVLPVAREVLAEAESVRP, from the coding sequence ATGAGCCACACCCGGACCGGCGCCGGCTCGTCCCTGAGCGCCCACCGCCGCAGGCGCGAACTGGCCGAGGCCACCGACGGCAGGGTCGTCGACGTCCTGGTCGTCGGGCTCGGCGCCACCGGGGCCGGAGCCGCCCTGGACGCGGCGGCCCGCGGTCTTGACGTCGCCGCGGTGGACGCCCACGACCTGGCCTTCGGCACCTCCCGCTGGAGCTCGAAGCTCATCCACGGCGGCCTGCGCTATCTGGCCTCCGCGCAGTTCGACGTCGCGCACGAGAGCGCGGTCGAGCGCGGAGTGCTGATGACACGGACCGCCCCGCACCTGGTGGCCGCCCAGCCGTTCGTCCTGCCGCTGACCCCGCTGGTGTCCCGGGCCCAGGCCTCGCTGGCGTGGGCCGGGTTCCGCGCCGGGGACATGCTGCGGCTGGCCGCCCGGACCCCGCGCCAGGTCCTGCCCGGCCCGCGCCGGCTGACGGCGACGGAGTCCCGGCACCTGGCGCCGGCGGTCCGCCCGGCCGGACTGCGCGGCGGACTGCTGTCCTGGGACGGCAAGGTGACCGACGACGCCCGGCTGGTGACCGCCCTGGCCAGAACGGCCGCCGCGCAGGGCGCCCGGGTGCTGACCCGGGTCAGGGTGCTGGAGCTGACCGGCACCGGTGCCCGGATCCGCGACGAACTCACCGGCGAGGAGGGCGAGATCAGGGCCCGCGCGGTCATCAACGCGACCGGGGTGTGGGCGGGCGACCTCGTCGAGGGCATCCGGATCCGGCCCTCCCGCGGCACCCATCTGGTACTGCGCTCGGAACGGCTCGGCACCCTGCCGGCCGGCCTGCACATCCCGATACCCGGTGAGACCAACCGCTTCGTCCTGGTCCTGCCCCAGGGCGACGGCCGGGTGTACGTCGGTCTCACCGACGAGCCGGTCGAGGGCGGGATCCCGGACGTCCCGGACGTGCCCGAGACCGACATCGGTTTCCTGCTGGACGTGCTGGGCTCGGTCCTGGACGCACCGGTGGCCCGGGAGGAGGTCGTCGGCGCCTTCGCCGGTCTGCGCCCCCTGCTGGACACCTCCGGACACGACGGCCGTGACGGCGAACCCGCCCGCACCTCCGACATCTCCCGCCGGCACGCGGTGCTGACGTCCCCCGACGGCATCACGACGATCGTCGGCGGCAAGCTCACCACCTACCGGCGGATGGCCCAGGACGCCGTGGACGCCGCGACCGCCGCGCGGGGACTGACGGCCGCGCCCTCCCCCACCGCCGCGCTGCCCCTGGTCGGCGCCGCCGCCCCCGCCCGGCTGCGCGCCCTGTCCGCGCCCCCGCGCCTGGTCCGCCGCTACGGCACCGAGGCCGAGGCCGTCCACGCCCTCGCGGCCGAGGACCCCGCCCTGGCCGAGCCGGTCCTGCCCGGCCATCCGGTGACCCGCGCGGAACTGCTGTGGGCGGTCCGGCACGAGGGCGCGCTCGACGAGTCGGACCTCCTGGACCGCCGTACCCGCATCGGCCTGGTCCCTCAGGACCGCGCCGAGGTGCTCCCGGTGGCGCGGGAGGTGCTGGCGGAGGCCGAGAGCGTACGCCCCTGA
- a CDS encoding aldo/keto reductase, whose translation MEYVKLGTSGLEVSRLALGCMSYGVPDRGPHPWTLDEEAARPLVRQALDAGITFFDTANSYSAGTSEEIVGRALGELTRREDVVIATKVYFAVENGAARSDRPNRSGLSRKAIMTEIDQSLRRLGTDYVDLYQIHRFDPHTPVEETMEALHDVVRAGKARYIGASSMYAWQFATLQHTAERHGWTKFISMQNHYNLLYREEEREMLPLCADQGVGVIPWSPLARGRLTRDWDATSVRGETDAYGRTLYQPDDKRIVDAVAAIAERRGVPRAQVALAWVASRPGVTAPIVGATKPHHVPDALAALDLRLTDDEIRELEEPYTPRGIAGH comes from the coding sequence ATGGAGTACGTCAAGCTCGGCACGAGCGGCCTGGAGGTCTCCCGGCTGGCGCTGGGCTGCATGAGCTACGGCGTTCCCGACCGGGGGCCGCATCCCTGGACCCTGGACGAGGAGGCCGCCCGCCCGCTCGTCCGCCAGGCCCTGGACGCGGGGATCACGTTCTTCGACACCGCCAACAGCTACTCCGCCGGCACCAGCGAGGAGATCGTCGGCCGGGCGCTCGGCGAGCTGACCCGGCGCGAGGACGTCGTGATCGCCACCAAGGTCTACTTCGCGGTCGAGAACGGCGCGGCGCGCAGCGACCGTCCCAACCGGTCCGGCCTGTCCCGCAAGGCGATCATGACCGAGATCGACCAGAGCCTGCGCCGGCTCGGCACCGACTACGTGGACCTCTACCAGATCCACCGCTTCGACCCGCACACCCCGGTCGAGGAGACGATGGAGGCGCTGCACGACGTGGTCAGGGCGGGCAAGGCCCGGTACATCGGGGCGAGTTCGATGTATGCCTGGCAGTTCGCCACGCTGCAGCACACCGCCGAGCGGCACGGCTGGACGAAGTTCATCAGCATGCAGAACCACTACAACCTCCTGTACCGGGAGGAGGAGCGCGAGATGCTGCCGCTCTGCGCCGACCAGGGCGTCGGCGTGATCCCGTGGAGCCCGCTGGCCCGTGGCCGGCTCACCCGGGACTGGGACGCCACCAGTGTCCGCGGCGAGACGGATGCCTACGGCCGCACCCTGTACCAGCCGGACGACAAGCGGATCGTCGACGCCGTCGCCGCGATCGCCGAACGGCGTGGCGTCCCGCGGGCCCAGGTGGCCCTGGCCTGGGTCGCCTCCCGCCCGGGTGTCACCGCCCCCATCGTCGGTGCCACCAAGCCCCACCACGTCCCGGACGCGCTCGCCGCGCTCGACCTCCGGCTCACCGACGACGAGATCCGGGAACTCGAAGAGCCGTACACGCCCAGGGGGATCGCCGGTCACTGA
- a CDS encoding SAM-dependent methyltransferase produces the protein MTQDGGRAVHIDTSKPHPARIYDYLLGGKDNYEVDQLAGEQLAAAAPEVWISVRANRAFLHRAVRHVIGSGVRQILDIGTGLPTSPNVHEVAQEVAADTRVAYVDNDPIVKAHGDALLSRAGTTSIVLADLRDPQSVVDHPEIRRVIDFNRPVALCLVAVLHFLRDAEEPERIVATLRDALPAGSFLVLSHATGDFADDRSEAEAVYNSATATMNLRSRDRVERFFDGFELVEPGLTQVPFWRPDTTPPPGSEAIGFYGGVARKSA, from the coding sequence GTGACTCAGGACGGCGGCCGGGCCGTGCACATCGACACCAGCAAGCCGCATCCCGCACGGATCTACGACTACCTCCTGGGCGGCAAGGACAACTACGAGGTGGACCAGCTCGCGGGCGAGCAGCTGGCCGCGGCGGCGCCGGAGGTGTGGATCTCCGTGCGGGCCAACCGCGCCTTCCTGCACCGGGCGGTCCGGCATGTCATCGGCAGCGGCGTCCGGCAGATCCTCGACATCGGCACCGGGCTGCCCACCTCGCCGAACGTGCACGAGGTCGCCCAGGAGGTGGCCGCGGACACGCGCGTCGCCTATGTCGACAACGACCCGATCGTGAAGGCGCACGGCGACGCGCTGCTCAGCCGGGCCGGCACGACCAGCATCGTGCTCGCCGACCTGCGCGATCCGCAGTCCGTCGTCGATCACCCCGAGATCCGCCGGGTCATCGACTTCAACCGGCCGGTAGCCCTGTGCCTCGTCGCCGTTCTCCATTTCCTCCGCGACGCGGAAGAGCCCGAGCGGATCGTGGCCACCCTGCGTGACGCGCTCCCGGCCGGGAGTTTCCTGGTGCTCTCGCACGCGACGGGTGACTTCGCCGACGACCGCAGCGAGGCCGAGGCCGTGTACAACAGCGCGACCGCGACCATGAATCTGCGCTCCCGCGACCGGGTCGAGCGATTCTTCGACGGCTTCGAACTGGTCGAGCCCGGCCTGACCCAGGTTCCGTTCTGGCGCCCGGACACCACACCGCCGCCCGGCTCCGAAGCGATCGGCTTCTACGGAGGCGTGGCCCGCAAGAGCGCCTGA
- a CDS encoding uracil-xanthine permease family protein, with protein sequence MSRPVHPVDESRPLGRILLFGVQHVLVMAATPISAIFLMSATLRLSPDITADLLSAALLLSGIGSLVQSLGPWKFGPRLPFVMLPGGAPLILFLSIAQAHGLRTATGAVLLTAAFTFLVLPLFARLLRFFPPLVIGTMIVIVGVNLVKVGALLVTGQPGTPGFADPPRLGLASATIALIVGFTRLLRGVLRQLAVLLGLAAGTALAVALGQVHPGSALSGHLVGMPRPLPFGAPVFDLLAALPLMLYSLASMAEATGQTVINAEAVGKDIDVRTDVPRTVRGDALTSLLGGCFGLPLMVTSGENIGIVRVTGVRSRYVTAAAGVVLVVLGFVTPVARAISAMPPAVVGSAAMVVFAVITVLGVQMLGRARLEDHTATMTCAVALALGLLPILVPGVYAGFPSDVRILLESGVAVGALVAAVLNVVFHHLGRRAADTGAAAPAEAPDPAARA encoded by the coding sequence GTGTCCAGACCCGTACATCCCGTCGACGAGTCCCGCCCCCTCGGGCGGATCCTGCTCTTCGGCGTCCAGCACGTCCTCGTCATGGCGGCGACCCCGATCTCCGCGATCTTCCTGATGAGCGCCACCCTCCGGCTGAGCCCCGACATCACCGCCGACCTGCTCTCGGCGGCCCTGCTGCTGTCGGGGATCGGCTCACTCGTCCAGTCCCTCGGCCCCTGGAAGTTCGGGCCGCGGCTGCCGTTCGTGATGCTCCCGGGCGGTGCGCCGCTGATCCTTTTCCTGTCGATCGCGCAGGCGCACGGGCTGCGCACGGCGACCGGTGCGGTGCTGCTCACCGCTGCCTTCACCTTCCTGGTGCTGCCGCTGTTCGCACGGTTGCTGCGGTTCTTCCCGCCGCTGGTCATCGGCACGATGATCGTGATCGTCGGGGTCAACCTGGTGAAGGTCGGCGCACTCCTGGTCACCGGGCAGCCCGGCACGCCCGGCTTCGCGGATCCGCCCCGGCTGGGGCTCGCCTCCGCCACCATCGCCCTGATCGTCGGCTTCACCCGGCTGCTGCGCGGTGTCCTGCGGCAACTCGCCGTCCTGCTCGGCCTCGCGGCCGGCACCGCCCTCGCCGTAGCCCTCGGCCAGGTCCACCCGGGTTCCGCGCTCTCCGGTCACCTGGTCGGCATGCCCAGGCCGTTGCCGTTCGGAGCACCCGTGTTCGACCTGCTGGCCGCGCTGCCGCTGATGCTGTACAGCCTGGCGTCCATGGCGGAGGCGACCGGGCAGACCGTCATCAACGCCGAGGCGGTCGGCAAGGACATCGACGTCCGCACCGACGTGCCGCGCACGGTGCGCGGGGACGCTCTGACCTCGCTGCTCGGCGGCTGCTTCGGGCTGCCGCTGATGGTGACCAGCGGGGAGAACATCGGCATCGTGCGGGTCACCGGAGTGCGCAGCCGGTACGTCACGGCCGCCGCGGGCGTCGTCCTCGTCGTCCTCGGTTTTGTGACCCCCGTCGCGCGGGCGATCAGTGCGATGCCGCCGGCCGTGGTCGGGAGCGCCGCAATGGTCGTCTTCGCCGTGATCACCGTCCTCGGTGTGCAGATGCTCGGCCGCGCCCGGCTGGAGGACCACACGGCCACGATGACCTGCGCGGTCGCGCTCGCGCTGGGGCTGCTGCCGATCCTGGTCCCCGGTGTGTACGCCGGGTTCCCGTCCGACGTGCGGATCCTGCTGGAGAGCGGGGTCGCCGTGGGCGCCCTCGTCGCCGCCGTCCTCAACGTCGTCTTCCACCACCTGGGGCGGCGTGCGGCGGACACCGGTGCCGCCGCGCCGGCCGAGGCGCCGGACCCGGCGGCCCGTGCCTGA
- a CDS encoding sulfite exporter TauE/SafE family protein has translation MSGGTLAVLALTVAAAAFVQGASGLGFALIVAPVAGLLDPGLLPVFVLTAMIPLNLYVAWRERRSLDLRGAGWITAARLTATPAGLALLWAIPEGALGAVVGAATVLAAVVSLVVPSFVPGRGAYLGAGVVTGLTETATGVGGPPLALVYQHRPPGELRATVAACFLVGEVASLALLFVTGRGRPADMGWALLLLPALAAGAWLSRLVHRRLDARKMRAFVLVFALVSGVVLMAGT, from the coding sequence ATGAGCGGCGGCACGCTCGCGGTGCTGGCGTTGACCGTCGCGGCGGCCGCGTTCGTCCAGGGGGCCAGCGGGCTCGGCTTCGCGCTGATCGTGGCGCCGGTCGCGGGGCTGCTCGATCCGGGGCTGCTGCCGGTGTTCGTGCTGACCGCGATGATCCCGCTCAACCTGTACGTGGCCTGGCGCGAACGGCGCAGCCTCGATCTGCGCGGCGCCGGGTGGATCACGGCGGCGCGGCTCACGGCGACACCGGCGGGGCTGGCGCTGCTGTGGGCGATCCCCGAGGGCGCTCTCGGAGCCGTCGTCGGCGCGGCGACGGTGCTGGCGGCCGTGGTGAGCCTCGTCGTGCCGTCGTTCGTGCCCGGGCGCGGTGCCTACCTGGGCGCCGGCGTCGTCACCGGCCTGACCGAGACCGCGACCGGCGTGGGCGGCCCGCCCCTCGCGCTCGTCTACCAGCACCGGCCGCCCGGCGAGCTGCGGGCCACGGTCGCCGCCTGCTTTCTGGTGGGCGAAGTCGCCTCGCTGGCCCTGCTGTTCGTCACCGGGCGCGGTCGTCCGGCGGACATGGGCTGGGCGCTCCTGCTGCTGCCCGCGCTCGCGGCGGGAGCCTGGCTCAGCCGCCTCGTGCACCGGCGCCTGGATGCGCGGAAGATGCGGGCCTTCGTCCTTGTCTTCGCCCTGGTGTCGGGCGTGGTTCTGATGGCCGGGACGTGA
- a CDS encoding SDR family oxidoreductase, with the protein MTSIKDAAVLVTGGSRGLGRALVEELYTRGAAKVYATARDPRTVTHPDAVPLALEVTDPASVEAAAARADDVTILINNAGVSVGATSFLEAPVDDVRREFEINFYGPLLVTRAFVPVIERNGGGHLLNVHSVLSWLGVAGSYSATKAALWSQTNSLRLELRSRGIGVTGLHVGYIDTDMTTNVDAPKSAPGDIAALALDGIEAGAYEVLADDITRGVKAGLSGDLAALYPQLTA; encoded by the coding sequence ATGACTTCGATCAAGGACGCTGCCGTACTGGTCACCGGCGGCAGCCGTGGCCTGGGCAGGGCGCTGGTGGAGGAGCTGTACACGCGCGGCGCCGCCAAGGTGTACGCCACGGCCCGCGACCCGCGCACCGTGACCCATCCCGACGCCGTGCCCCTCGCGCTGGAGGTCACCGACCCCGCATCCGTCGAGGCCGCCGCGGCACGGGCCGACGACGTCACGATCCTGATCAACAACGCGGGTGTCTCGGTCGGGGCGACCTCCTTCCTCGAGGCGCCCGTCGACGACGTACGCCGCGAATTCGAGATCAACTTCTATGGGCCGCTGCTGGTCACCCGGGCCTTCGTCCCCGTCATCGAGCGCAACGGCGGCGGACACCTCCTCAACGTCCACTCCGTGCTCTCCTGGCTCGGCGTCGCGGGCTCCTACAGCGCCACCAAGGCCGCTCTGTGGTCCCAGACCAACTCCCTGCGCCTCGAACTGCGCTCACGTGGCATCGGGGTCACCGGACTGCACGTCGGTTACATCGACACCGACATGACCACGAACGTCGACGCGCCCAAGTCCGCCCCGGGCGACATCGCCGCCCTGGCGTTGGACGGCATCGAGGCCGGGGCGTACGAGGTGCTGGCGGACGACATCACCCGGGGTGTGAAGGCGGGGCTGTCGGGGGACCTGGCGGCGCTGTATCCGCAGCTGACCGCGTAG
- a CDS encoding threo-3-hydroxy-L-aspartate ammonia-lyase: MAAASPVTFDDVRAAAARLEGIAHRTPVLTSRTLNALVGAEVFIKCENFQRVGAFKFRGAYNAAAQLSPDQLAKGIAAYSSGNHAQATALAARELGTSAVILMPEDAPHVKRQATAGYGAEIITYDRYTEDRTALGTALAEDRGLALIPPYDHPHVIAGQGTATLELLDETGPLDALLVPVGGGGLIAGSATAAKALHPGIRVVGVEPEEGDDTKRSLESGARVTLPVPRTIADGQALPTPGEITFEINRRLVDDIALVSDAEIVTAMRFAFERLKIVLEPSGATGLAALLAGRVDKLPPRIGVIASGGNIDAGRFAELIAG; this comes from the coding sequence ATGGCCGCAGCGTCCCCCGTAACGTTCGACGACGTCCGTGCGGCCGCCGCACGCCTCGAAGGCATCGCCCACCGCACCCCGGTTCTCACCTCGCGCACCCTGAACGCCCTCGTCGGCGCCGAGGTGTTCATCAAGTGCGAGAACTTCCAGCGCGTCGGCGCCTTCAAGTTCCGCGGCGCCTACAACGCGGCCGCCCAGCTCTCCCCGGACCAGCTGGCCAAGGGCATCGCCGCCTACTCCTCCGGCAACCACGCCCAGGCCACCGCCCTGGCCGCGCGCGAACTCGGCACCAGCGCGGTCATCCTGATGCCCGAGGACGCCCCACACGTCAAGCGCCAGGCGACCGCCGGATACGGCGCCGAGATCATCACGTACGACCGCTACACCGAGGACCGCACCGCGCTCGGTACGGCGCTGGCCGAGGACCGCGGCCTGGCCCTCATCCCGCCCTACGACCATCCCCACGTCATCGCCGGACAGGGCACCGCCACCCTGGAACTCCTCGACGAGACGGGCCCGCTCGACGCCCTGCTCGTGCCGGTCGGCGGCGGCGGCCTGATCGCCGGCAGCGCCACCGCCGCCAAGGCCCTGCACCCCGGCATCCGGGTCGTCGGCGTGGAGCCTGAGGAGGGCGACGACACCAAGCGGTCCCTGGAGAGCGGCGCCCGCGTCACCCTGCCCGTGCCCCGGACCATCGCCGACGGACAGGCGCTGCCCACGCCCGGCGAGATCACCTTCGAGATCAACCGCCGCCTGGTCGACGACATCGCCCTGGTCAGCGACGCGGAGATCGTCACCGCCATGCGCTTCGCCTTCGAACGCCTGAAGATCGTCCTCGAACCCAGCGGAGCCACCGGCCTCGCCGCACTCCTGGCCGGCCGCGTCGACAAGCTCCCGCCCCGCATCGGTGTCATCGCCTCCGGCGGCAACATCGACGCCGGGAGGTTCGCCGAACTCATCGCCGGATGA
- a CDS encoding ATP-binding cassette domain-containing protein yields MTDASTEDFPPPPPPPATITYGGKFGKNPLEEASFRAMCGRLPAVLRSTAGMAWSVDRSGVVLLLVCQFLTGVAAAVVLGCTAQAMRHILGTGPVSARLHGALPALAVVTAAAAVGRISRALASYADGRITPRLVTEADVALVSAVCRVEASACDEDGFADRQEAAEVGVTRTTTMVKDAQQFLASLIRMIAAGGVITALHWLMLPLLLLAVLPAGVGAVLSARVDYETHYANVGDRNVRGMMRWWATYSRHGDEVRANGMTDYLVHWYRALSERIDRRTLTAAPRMLRIVLATSALGGAFLLLTWAALAWLAMTGRVALPVAATAVVAVQTTLAALSQFVTYGAAMFHTSLYLADMRSFLDMAAERAPRRGESTIPDEVEEIRLEEVVHHYPGKDEPAVDGVSLTLRRGEILAIVGENGSGKSTLTKLITGILLPDKGRVLWDGVDLARARPDSVWRRTALVPQNFACWPLRARENITLGQPRTHDDGPVWEAVDAVGMREAVERLPHGLDTLLAREIFGGAELSGGQWQRLACGRALYRRTPLLILDEPTSQMDPRGEHQIFLEIKRIAARRITIVVTHQLENTRLADRIVVLRDGRVVEQGGYDDLVHADGLFAELVALAKDR; encoded by the coding sequence GTGACCGACGCCTCGACAGAAGACTTCCCGCCGCCCCCTCCGCCACCGGCCACCATCACCTACGGCGGCAAGTTCGGGAAGAACCCGCTGGAAGAAGCCAGTTTCCGCGCCATGTGCGGGCGGCTGCCGGCGGTGCTGCGCAGCACCGCCGGCATGGCCTGGTCCGTCGACCGCTCCGGGGTCGTGCTGCTCCTCGTCTGCCAGTTCCTCACCGGCGTGGCGGCCGCCGTGGTCCTCGGCTGCACCGCACAGGCCATGCGCCACATCCTCGGCACGGGCCCCGTGTCAGCACGTCTGCACGGAGCCCTGCCCGCGCTCGCGGTCGTCACCGCGGCGGCGGCGGTCGGCCGCATCAGCCGGGCCCTGGCCTCCTACGCCGACGGGCGGATCACCCCGCGCCTGGTGACCGAGGCCGACGTCGCGCTCGTCTCCGCCGTCTGCCGGGTGGAGGCCTCCGCCTGCGACGAGGACGGCTTCGCCGACCGCCAGGAGGCCGCCGAGGTCGGCGTCACCCGCACCACCACGATGGTCAAGGACGCGCAGCAGTTCCTGGCCTCACTCATCCGCATGATCGCCGCCGGCGGGGTCATCACGGCACTGCACTGGCTGATGCTCCCGCTGTTGCTGCTGGCCGTCCTGCCCGCGGGCGTGGGCGCCGTGCTCTCCGCCCGCGTCGACTACGAGACCCACTACGCCAACGTCGGCGACCGCAACGTACGCGGCATGATGCGCTGGTGGGCCACCTACTCGCGGCACGGCGACGAGGTCCGCGCCAACGGCATGACCGACTACCTCGTCCACTGGTACCGCGCGCTGTCCGAGCGCATCGACCGGCGCACCCTGACCGCCGCGCCCCGCATGCTCCGCATCGTGCTGGCGACCTCCGCCCTCGGCGGTGCCTTCCTGCTCCTCACCTGGGCCGCCCTCGCCTGGCTCGCCATGACCGGGCGGGTCGCCCTGCCCGTCGCCGCGACGGCGGTGGTGGCCGTGCAGACCACGCTCGCCGCGCTGTCCCAGTTCGTGACCTACGGCGCCGCGATGTTCCACACTTCCCTCTACCTCGCCGACATGCGCTCGTTCCTCGACATGGCGGCCGAACGGGCCCCGAGGCGGGGTGAGTCGACGATCCCGGACGAGGTCGAGGAGATCCGGCTCGAGGAGGTCGTCCACCACTACCCCGGCAAGGACGAGCCCGCCGTGGACGGTGTCTCCCTCACCCTGCGGCGCGGCGAGATCCTCGCGATCGTGGGCGAGAACGGCTCCGGCAAGTCCACGCTGACCAAGCTCATCACCGGCATCCTGCTGCCGGACAAGGGCCGGGTCCTGTGGGACGGTGTCGACCTCGCGCGCGCCCGGCCCGACTCCGTCTGGCGCCGGACCGCACTCGTCCCGCAGAACTTCGCCTGCTGGCCGCTGCGCGCCAGGGAGAACATCACACTCGGTCAGCCGCGCACCCATGACGACGGTCCGGTGTGGGAGGCCGTCGACGCGGTCGGCATGCGCGAGGCGGTCGAGCGGCTCCCGCACGGTCTCGACACCCTGCTCGCACGCGAGATCTTCGGCGGCGCCGAACTGTCCGGGGGGCAGTGGCAGCGCCTGGCCTGCGGGCGCGCGCTGTACCGCCGTACCCCGCTGCTCATCCTGGACGAGCCGACGTCACAGATGGATCCGCGCGGCGAGCACCAGATCTTCCTGGAGATCAAACGCATCGCTGCGCGCCGTATCACCATCGTGGTCACCCACCAGCTGGAGAACACCCGCCTCGCGGACCGGATCGTCGTCCTGCGTGACGGCCGCGTCGTGGAGCAGGGCGGCTACGACGACCTCGTGCACGCCGACGGCCTCTTCGCCGAACTCGTCGCCCTGGCCAAGGACCGGTAG